One Natator depressus isolate rNatDep1 chromosome 3, rNatDep2.hap1, whole genome shotgun sequence DNA segment encodes these proteins:
- the IL22RA2 gene encoding interleukin-22 receptor subunit alpha-2, giving the protein MLSIHAAALLTVLIKRYPLYLLIHLLWTGVTVSGNRELQELIKPQKVEFHSLNFNNTLHWHPGRAATGDIIYFVQYKVYGQSLWKNKEECWGIHEVFCDLTHETSDIGEPYYGRVKSLSAGVHSDWITSSRFTPWRETKIGPPSVNVTPTNKSIKLKLQAPNSPYTRRRGSKIPMTNYYDLSYRVFLISNMLDEKNKILVYEGTDKIVKIEGLKPEVSYCIVVATYLPVLDRSSVYSSRKCTVPL; this is encoded by the exons ATGCTCTCCATCCATGCAGCTGCTCTTCTAACCGTGCTGATTAAACGCTACCCCCTGTACTTATTGATACATTTGCTTTGGACTGGTGTAACTG TTTCAGGAAATCGAGAATTGCAGGAATTAATTAAACCACAAAAGGTTGAATTTCACTCATTAAACTTCAACAATACTTTGCACTGGCATCCTGGGAGGGCTGCCACAGGTGACATCATCTACTTTGTGCAGTACAAAGT ATATGGGCAAAGCCTGtggaaaaataaagaagaatGTTGGGGTATTCATGAAGTTTTTTGTGACCTAACACATGAGACATCTGATATCGGAGAACCTTATTATGGCAGAGTGAAATCTCTTTCAGCTGGAGTCCATTCAGATTGGATCACCAGTAGCAGATTTACTCCGTGGAGGGAAA CAAAAATAGGACCTCCATCAGTAAATGTGACTCCTACAAACAAATCCATAAAATTAAAGCTCCAGGCTCcaaattcaccttatacaaggaGAAGAGGCAGCAAGATACCAATGACAAACTATTATGATCTATCCTATCGAGTGTTTCTAATCAGCAACATGCTAGATGAA aaaaacaaaatactgGTGTATGAAGGAACAGACAAAATTGTTAAAATAGAAGGTTTGAAACCTGAAGTCAGCTACTGCATAGTGGTTGCAACCTACTTGCCAGTGCTGGACCGCAGCAGTGTGTACAGCAGTAGGAAATGCACGGTACCTCTATGA